One segment of Metallosphaera cuprina Ar-4 DNA contains the following:
- a CDS encoding VWA domain-containing protein translates to MTISITFNASHLKSFNLDVSAKFRILLVPESRFEPKDFHYIILLDKSLSMKGEKLQMAKEGANELVSSLPQESYFSLLAFDEKVSILKEHSQSHLIDIDEIKAGSGTSLYKALEEASKLAERYRQPSYFILLTDGVPTDRGCTHGLSRKFDLERCLPVYQGLSLPHNVQVISFGIGQDYNEKILSLISEKGNGFFYHIKDPKEIVEKMPKLAKSSVAAKNVTVDIISESAVKLLNYNDVPIKINAVEGIVKILGETVIPKGYQGKFMTIKVSYEDENGSNSKTIEYSLTTAKDQEDFFNGVNKDIIMEYEYLKTLRDYSRDVGELNLVEATKKLEKLRQIAEQTRRTDLLEATEELTRRKSGDPKEIESEVTRKMRDQS, encoded by the coding sequence ATGACAATATCAATAACGTTCAATGCGAGTCACTTAAAGAGCTTCAACCTGGACGTAAGCGCTAAGTTTAGGATCTTACTAGTTCCTGAGTCTAGGTTCGAACCCAAGGACTTTCACTACATAATACTCTTAGACAAAAGCTTATCAATGAAGGGAGAGAAGCTTCAGATGGCTAAGGAAGGGGCTAACGAACTCGTTTCTAGCCTTCCTCAAGAAAGTTACTTTTCGCTGTTAGCTTTTGACGAGAAGGTGTCAATTCTAAAGGAGCACTCTCAGTCCCACTTAATTGATATCGACGAAATAAAAGCTGGAAGTGGCACGTCTCTCTATAAGGCGTTAGAGGAGGCGTCCAAACTAGCAGAGAGATATCGTCAACCTTCCTATTTCATACTCCTCACTGATGGCGTGCCAACCGATAGAGGGTGTACGCACGGGTTATCTCGAAAGTTTGATCTGGAAAGATGCCTCCCAGTCTACCAAGGGTTGAGTCTCCCGCACAACGTCCAAGTCATATCCTTTGGGATAGGTCAGGACTACAACGAGAAGATCCTATCCTTAATTTCAGAAAAGGGTAATGGGTTTTTCTACCATATAAAGGACCCTAAGGAGATAGTGGAAAAAATGCCGAAGCTAGCGAAATCTTCAGTCGCCGCAAAAAACGTAACGGTAGACATTATCTCAGAGTCCGCCGTGAAGCTGTTAAACTACAACGATGTTCCTATAAAGATAAACGCAGTGGAAGGTATAGTTAAAATCTTAGGAGAGACAGTGATACCTAAGGGATATCAAGGTAAATTCATGACTATAAAAGTGAGCTACGAGGATGAGAACGGAAGCAATTCGAAAACCATAGAGTACTCTCTAACTACGGCAAAGGATCAGGAGGATTTCTTTAATGGGGTAAATAAGGACATAATAATGGAATACGAGTACCTTAAAACGTTGAGAGATTACTCTAGGGATGTAGGTGAGCTTAATCTAGTTGAAGCTACTAAGAAACTTGAGAAGCTTAGACAAATTGCCGAGCAAACCAGGAGAACGGATCTATTAGAGGCTACTGAGGAATTGACGAGGAGGAAGTCCGGTGATCCTAAGGAAATAGAGAGTGAGGTGACAAGGAAGATGAGAGATCAGAGCTGA